The following proteins are co-located in the Phragmites australis chromosome 10, lpPhrAust1.1, whole genome shotgun sequence genome:
- the LOC133883603 gene encoding small ribosomal subunit protein eS24z-like — protein MADTKAAAAVTLRTRKFMTNRLLSRRQFVLEVIHPGRPNVSKAELKERLAKLYEVKDTSCIFVFKFRTHFGGGKSTGFGLIYDNLEAAKKFEPKYRLIRNGLATKVEKSRKQMKERKNRAKKIRGVKKTKAGDAGKKK, from the exons ATGGCAGACACGAAGGCCGCCGCGGCGGTGACCCTCCGAACGCGCAAGTTCATGACCAACCGCCTCCTCTCCCGCCGCCAGTTCGTGCTCGAGGTGATCCACCCCGGCCGCCCCAACGTCTCCAAG GCGGAGCTGAAGGAGAGGCTGGCGAAGCTGTACGAGGTGAAGGACACCAGCTGCATCTTCGTCTTCAAGTTCCGCACCCACTTCGGAGGCGGCAAATCCACAGGGTTTGGTCTCATCTACGACAACCTCGAGGCCGCCAAGAAGTTCGAGCCCAAGTACCGCCTCATCAGG AACGGTCTTGCTACCAAGGTAGAGAAGTCACGTAAGCAGATGAAGGAACGGAAGAACAGGGCAAAAAAGATCCGTGGTGTGAAGAAG ACAAAGGCTGGAGATGCTGGTAAGAAGAAGTGA